From the genome of Deferribacteraceae bacterium V6Fe1:
TACTATATCGATTACCTGGCAATGCTCTTCATAAGTAAGTGTTGCTGATTCACCTGTTGTCCCACAAGGAACAATTCCGTCAGTTCCATTTTCGATTTGAAACTCCACCAAGCGTCTTAGTGCTTCCTCGTCAACTTTGTTATTTTTCATCGGTGTTACAATTGCTACAATACTTCCCTTAAACATAACATCCTCCATCTATTAGTATTCAAAAGCTTCCCTGTCTAATTCACCTGTATAAATAACTCTTGCTTCACCCTCAAGGTATACTTTTTTATTTTCAAGATAAATTTTTAGCTTCAGTCCACTTCTTGTGATTACAGTTATAGGAGATTTTAACTTATTATTTTTAGAAGCAATTATTGAAACGGCTGCAGCACCTGTGCCACAGGCAAGCGTTTCAGCTTCAACACCCCTTTCATATGTTCTCATTTTTACAGTGTTGTCATTGACTACTTCATAAAAATCCACATTTGTCCCTGCAGGTGCAAAATGATCGTGATAACGCAAAAAAGCACCTGATTTTACAATATCAACACTTTCGATATTATCAGTTTCAATGACAGCGTGTGGGACACCTGTATTTATGTAAGATAACTTATAATCATCCACATTAAAATTTAATTTTTCATCAAAAGGTTGCGTAAGT
Proteins encoded in this window:
- a CDS encoding diaminopimelate epimerase codes for the protein MIKFTKMSGSGNDFILIDNRDKKIDYNKNFIEKVCKRSLSVGADGIIFIEKSTVADFKWAFFNSDGSVAEMCGNGSRCAARFAYLNNIAGKRMKFETLAGIIEAEIKEGVNVKVQLTQPFDEKLNFNVDDYKLSYINTGVPHAVIETDNIESVDIVKSGAFLRYHDHFAPAGTNVDFYEVVNDNTVKMRTYERGVEAETLACGTGAAAVSIIASKNNKLKSPITVITRSGLKLKIYLENKKVYLEGEARVIYTGELDREAFEY